One window of the Anolis sagrei isolate rAnoSag1 chromosome 5, rAnoSag1.mat, whole genome shotgun sequence genome contains the following:
- the TWF1 gene encoding twinfilin-1 yields the protein MSHQTGIQASGEVQETFARARNGQYRFLKIVIQNEQLIVGSAKQCHGSWEEDYDSFVLPVLEDKQPCYILYRLDSQNAQGYEWIFIAWSPDHSPVRQKMLYAATRATLKKEFGGGHIKDEVFGTNKDDVSLNGYRRYLVTQSSPAPLTAAEEELRQIKINEVQTEVSVDTKHQTLQGVAFPIAKEALQALEKLKNKQLNYVQLQIDIKNETIVLASTLPTELKDLPKRIPKDSARYHFFLYKHSHEGDHLESIVFIYSMPGYMCSIRERMLYSSCKSPLLEIVERQLWMQIIRKIEIGDGDELTPEFLYEEVHPKQHAHKQSFAKPKGPAGKRGIRRLIRGPAETETPTD from the exons CTAGTGGAGAAGTCCAAGAAACCTTTGCTAGAGCTAGAAATGGACAATACAGATTTTTGAAAATAGTTATTCAAAATG AGCAGCTTATTGTGGGATCTGCAAAACAGTGTCATGGATCTTGGGAAGAAGATTATGATTCCTTTGTACTACCGGTCCTTGAAGACAAGCAGCCATGCTACATACTCTACAGATTAGATTCTCAAAATGCCCAAGGATATGAATGGATTTTTAttgcatggtctccagaccattCTCCT GTCCGTCAAAAAATGTTATACGCTGCTACCCGGGCAACCCTGAAGAAAGAATTTGGAGGCGGGCATATTAAGGATGAAGTATTTGGAACAAACAAG GATGATGTCTCATTGAATGGTTATCGAAGATACTTGGTGACTCAGTCCTCACCTGCCCCTCTGACTGCAGCAGAAGAAGAACTTCGACAGATCAAGATTAATGAG GTACAGACTGAAGTCAGTGTTGACACTAAGCACCAGACTCTACAGGGGGTGGCATTTCCTATTGCTAAGGAAGCTCTCCAAGCACTggaaaaactgaaaaacaaacaGCTGAACTATGTGCAACTG CAAATTGATATCAAAAATGAAACAATCGTCCTGGCTAGTACACTCCCAACGGAACTGAAAGATTTGCCGAAAAGAATTCCAAAGGACTCTGCACGGTATCACTTTTTCCTCTACAAACATTCCCACGAAGGAGACCATTTGGAATCCATAG TGTTCATCTACTCTATGCCTGGCTACATGTGTAGTATACGAGAGCGGATGCTGTATTCCAGCTGCAAGAGTCCTCTCCTAGAAATCGTGGAAAGACAGCTGTGGATGCAGATTATCCGAAAG ATTGAAATCGGCGATGGAGATGAGCTGACGCCGGAGTTCCTTTATGAGGAAGTTCATCCCAAACAACATGCACACAAACAGAGCTTTGCAAAGCCAAAAGGGCCTGCGGGAAAAAGGGGAATCCGGAGGTTGATCAGAGGACCAGCTGAAACAGAAACACCTACAGATTGA